The following coding sequences lie in one Phalacrocorax carbo chromosome 3, bPhaCar2.1, whole genome shotgun sequence genomic window:
- the AKAP12 gene encoding A-kinase anchor protein 12 isoform X2, with product MVGQTEHSSVTSKEDTETMETSPSDSNTKDVVDAEKEDAHTAKQLPSSEEDAEDLDHASEPQSYDLGFKKVFKFVGFRFTVKKEKTGKSEPVQLLTVKKETQVPDGADDQKEVSSEEIAMPEDVLPAEDNTKDTLKNENTEDESPKTPEANEICSQSAALATDTASPLRKFFTQGWTGFRKKKSFRKPKEDEQQSPTKEEEQEKEGATLTTETIEKEEKSESEKQDEERNVTAVTIEAHEKEQTESEQQESEKTVAAIGVEASEKEELITHDEQGQKEEVATAVGKESMKEEEAEDDDQERKLVEVSKDLGKIEGKTEEGEKESEVTEKPLKTRSVVPVITDSVNGELKTSSEALPVGEKLESPDKCEIDDRTEISSEEKLETGSSAIEISSEQLKESEGREGDKPAPLGKETFDEKPEEAELKMSPTAADITEGEALSRTTEEKESGELEAKLTLGAPGLKSFSTSECSVDTEDDRQSIKPTDEGLQGNTGIVMTDTIKPDEITTEITPEEAAGKRPPEGITSEAELLSSQEKTKLQGSPLKKLFTGTGLKKLSGKKHKGKREESKLGEQGEPIQHLSDSPDSPEEQKGESSASSPEEMVEIPSLEKSVDGMQVTENEDAAISDVERKRESVTPWASFKKMVTPKKRVRRPSESDKEEEVDKTKSVTVSATENTADENQGELKENGMDQKPEKTTEEPKRKVDTSVSWEAFICVGSSKKRARKSSSSDEETDHHKLGQESQKIEESGQSKETATDTILTSSQESDQGQGNSSPEQAGSPSEGEGISTWESFKRLVTPRRRSKTRMEERTEDSVVGSSLEHSTSDGEPGKDESWVPFRKLMPGRRKKKSDGKPEPTHLKQAREDMAEMTEEDSDIPAVVPLSEYEAAEQEKIETQQARDAETMRERTSEQERAEKLEDTLRIEQAHEGLVHAVTVTVVEGERAVTSIEERSPSWISAALTECIEQAKEEEEKEAEKTFESDVIVEEAVVAAKTVPEMRKDVSDDTTASELELTSEAVTALEETAEASCAEETMEVSLAEETTEMVSAVSQLLETPDTTEEVTPVQEVEATEQNLKELDKQTQKVLHEVAERVKSADVAQLVSERTMTTTVITTVQGIESEVKDDAKDGNVVGQETVVPEQFLKKEHMEDGLQPQGSAGSIQGQKGVEESVLHEGSETTEISVVMKESTEGCGNVDVLRDESQQQACEEAIGEDHEEISEVQRTVEELSSHDREFHSIKAVTAKEDPLAKQEPSEQEKLPVTELTADETRDEYIPEVQTAVQDKTEDETSSLGLAAEEPVQLEGEGKTLTTGPECTEAVVTMVPVKPERQDEIPDLDSQEQASTKGVSSRAPVQREEEEDDAVLLRVKSTEVTVTEAPLQNEVETSALPSESIGSEAPADAEQSMRDGADRPITAEVLEPQCRETTEIPSQSDETRGGKMEDAMLETETRLGSDTTAAEAPTQTEADSIFNLASTCPDITENGNTVLTDISPKKCETLSSLAEEETVGKKQELVETSNCQDFQKEDNKNEQLIEGAKEVFESGKQEAVRGDECSTALQQEVLTVQEEVSDSAFLQAESLEALKVPVPVTAAAVEDHVMAETVTPAGTTAETIQPLATTPEQVASEELPVTTVDYSGCGTVELGSAEAPEPQVTSASMNGISEEQERPQSTGQPEQNGVPLSDSLSLTHAEIEKDVVQSVAIESQSTKIVLNAIQTAVHKLAETEESAAFESEQCIKSIGKSPSDTNIPEHLHSTQVVHQLPVKEEDIRSKERELQQLGTVETTMLTESAEIHETVEKTKDMLLTSEMLKDGQSQNSLTNVTSPEDFSRESVGLQKSALEQITSEDSTKDPLDIHTPKLREKEVGQIMEIPDQHIGQQTSRGSEEEHHDLPVEDGKTQIWEDDSCQEETSCDSLQSQNLVAPEALNMC from the exons ATGG ttggACAGACAGAACATTCCAGTGTAACTTCAAAGGAAGACACTGAAACTATGGAGACAAGTCCATCTGACTCAAACACCAAGGATGTTGTAGATGCTGAGAAAGAGGACGCTCATACAGCTAAACAGTTGCCATCTTCAGAAGAAGACGCAGAAGACCTTGACCATGCATCTGAGCCACAGTCTTATGATCTGggttttaaaaaggtttttaaatttGTTGGATTCAGATTCAcagtaaagaaggaaaagacGGGAAAATCAGAACCAGTTCAACTGCttactgtaaaaaaagaaacacaagtcCCTGATGGAGCTGATGATCAAAAAGAGGTCAGCTCAGAAGAAATAGCAATGCCTGAGGACGTACTTCCTGCAGAAGACAACACCAAAGacacactgaaaaatgaaaatacagaagacGAATCTCCTAAAACACCAGAAGCAAATGAGATTTGTTCTCAGTCAGCTGCCTTAGCCACTGATACTGCATCACCATTAAGAAAATTTTTTACTCAGGGATGGACTGGatttagaaaaaagaagagttttagGAAGCCTAAAGAAGATGAACAACAGTCTCCTACGAAAGAAGAGGAGCAAGAAAAAGAGGGGGCGACATTAACAACTGAAACAATTGAAAAGGAGGAGAAGTCCGAGTCTGAGAAGCAAGATGAAGAGAGGAATGTGACAGCAGTAACTATTGAAGCGCATGAGAAGGAGCAAACTGAAAGTGAACAGCAGGAGTCAGAAAAGACTGTGGCAGCCATAGGAGTTGAAGCAAGTGAGAAGGAAGAGCTAATCACGCATGATGAGCAGGGACAAAAAGAGGAAGTAGCAACAGCAGTTGGTAAAGAAAgcatgaaggaggaagaagctgAAGATGATGATCAAGAAAGGAAACTGGTGGAAGTCTCAAAAGATCTTGgtaaaatagaaggaaaaactgaagaaggagagaaagaaagtgaGGTGACAGAGAAACCACTAAAAACAAGGTCAGTGGTACCTGTTATCACTGATAGCGTGAATGGAGAACTGAAAACATCTTCAGAAGCCCTACCTGTGGGAGAAAAACTGGAGTCACCAGACAAATGTGAAATAGACGACAGAACTGAAATATCCTCTGAAGAGAAACTTGAAACAGGATCTTCGGCAATTGAAATTTCTAGTGAACAGCTTAAAGAAtctgaaggaagagaaggagataAACCTGCTCCACTGGGGAAAGAAACATTTGATGAAAAACCAGAAGAAGCAGAATTGAAAATGTCACCCACAGCAGCAGATATCACAGAAGGAGAAGCTCTGAGTAGAAccacagaggagaaagaaagcGGAGAACTTGAGGCAAAACTGACTCTGGGTGCTCCTGGACTGAAGTCCTTTTCTACTTCTGAATGTTCAGTGGACACAGAGGATGATCGACAGTCAATCAAACCCACTGATGAAGGACTACAGGGAAATACTGGCATAGTTATGACTGATACTATCAAACCAGATGAAATAACCACAGAAATAACTCCTGAGGAAGCAGCTGGAAAGAGGCCTCCAGAAGGTATCACAAGTGAAGCTGAACTGCTGTCTTCTCAAGAAAAAACTAAACTACAAGGCAGCCCTTTAAAGAAACTCTTTACAGGCACTGGATTAAAAAAACTGTCTGGAAAGAAACATAAAGGCAAAAGAGAAGAATCCAAGTTAGGGGAGCAGGGTGAACCAATTCAGCACTTATCGGATTCCCCAGATAGCCCAGAGGAACAAAAGGGAGAGAGTTCTGCTTCTTCTCCTGAGGAGATGGTTGAAATTCCTTCTTTGGAAAAATCTGTAGATGGAATGCAGGTCACTGAAAATGAAGATGCTGCAATTTCAGATGTGGAGCGAAAAAGAGAAAGTGTTACACCCTGGGCATCATTTAAAAAGATGGTGACTCCCAAGAAACGTGTCAGAAGACCTTCTGAAAGCGATAAAGAGGAAGAAGTTGATAAGACAAAGAGCGTTACAGTGTCTGCAACTGAAAACACTGCTGATGAAAATCAgggagaattaaaagaaaatgggatgGACCAGAAACCAGAGAAAACCACAGAAGAGCCCAAAAGAAAAGTTGACACCTCTGTGTCCTGGGAAGCTTTTATATGTGTAGgttcttcaaagaaaagagCCAGGAAATCATCATCATCTGATGAAGAAACTGACCATCATAAGCTTGGTCAAGAAAGCCAAAAAATAGAAGAGTCTGGACAGAGCAAAGAAACGGCAACAGATACAATTCTTACTAGCTCACAGGAGAGCGATCAAGGACAAGGGAATTCTTCCCCAGAACAAGCTGGAAGCCCATCCGAAGGTGAAGGTATTTCAACATGGGAATCATTTAAAAGGCTAGTCACTCCAAGAAGGAGATCCAAAACTAGAATGGAAGAGAGAACTGAAGACTCTGTTGTGGGATCTAGCCTGGAGCATTCAACATCGGATGGTGAGCCTGGAAAAGATGAATCGTGGGTTCCATTCAGAAAACTGATGCCTGGGCGTAGGAAGAAAAAGTCAGATGGAAAGCCAGAACCAACTCATCTTAAACAAGCAAGAGAAGATATGGCAGAAATGACTGAAGAAGATTCAGATATTCCAGCTGTTGTTCCTTTATCTGAATAcgaagcagcagagcaggagaaaattGAAACTCAACAAGCGAGAGATGCTGAAACAATGAGAGAACGAACTTCAGAGCAAGAGAGAGCAGAAAAACTAGAGGACACCCTAAGAATTGAGCAAGCACATGAAGGGCTCGTGCATGCAGTTACTGTTACCGTTGTGGAAGGGGAAAGGGCAGTTACCAGTATTGAAGAAAGGTCACCATCCTGGATATCTGCTGCTCTGACAGAGTGCATTGAGCAGgcaaaagaggaggaagagaaagaagctgAGAAAACATTTGAATCTGATGTTATTGTGGAAGAAGCAGTGGTAGCTGCTAAGACAGTGCCAGAGATGAGAAAGGATGTAAGTGATGACACCACAGCAAGTGAGCTAGAGCTAACCTCAGAAGCAGTGACAGCTCTGGAGGAGACAGCAGAAGCTTCCTGCGCTGAAGAAACAATGGAAGTATCCCTTGCTGAGGAGACAACCGAGATGGTTTCTGCTGTTTCACAGTTGTTAGAAACCCCAGATACTACAGAGGAAGTTACACCTGTACAAGAAGTAGAGGCCACTGAACAAAATTTGAAAGAATTAGACAAACAGACGCAAAAAGTTCTTCACGAAGTTGCTGAAAGAGTAAAGTCAGCAGATGTAGCACAGCTGGTTAGTGAAAGAACCATGACAACAACTGTAATTACAACAGTGCAGGGAATTGAGTCAGAAGTGAAGGATGATGCTAAAGATGGGAATGTTGTAGGCCAAGAAACTGTTGTGCCTGAACAGTTCTTGAAAAAGGAACACATGGAGGATGgcctccagccccagggaagTGCAGGGAGCATTCAGGGCCAAAAGGGAGTTGAAGAGAGTGTTCTTCATGAAGGTTCGGAGACAACTGAAATATCTGTTGTaatgaaagaaagcacagaaggaTGTGGAAATGTAGATGTATTGAGAGATGAAAGCCAGCAGCAGGCATGTGAAGAAGCCATTGGAGAAGACCATGAAGAAATATCTGAAGTGCAGAGGACAGTAGAGGAACTTTCATCACATGACAGAGAGTTTCACAGCATCAAAGCAGTCACTGCCAAGGAAGATCCATTGGCAAAGCAGGAGCCTTCAGAACAAGAGAAACTGCCTGTGACAGAGTTGACAGCAGATGAGACAAGAGATGAATATATTCCAGAAGTACAGACTGCA GTGCAGGACAAGACAGAGGATGAAACCTCTTCCTTGGGGCTTGCAGCTGAAGAGCCTGTGCAGCTTGAAGGAGAGGGCAAAACCCTTACCACGGGACCAGAGTGCACAGAAGCAGTTGTCACTATGGTCCCTGTTAAACCCGAAAGACAGGATGAAATTCCCGACTTAGACTCACAAGAGCAAGCTTCTACTAAAGGAGTTTCTAGCAGGGCACCTGtccagagagaggaggaggaagatgatgcTGTACTCCTCAGAGTAAAAAGCACAGAAGTCACTGTTACTGAGGCTCCACTGCAGAATGAGGTAGAAACCTCTGCCCTTCCTTCAGAATCAATTGGCTCAGAAGCACCTGCAGATGCTGAGCAGAGCATGAGGGATGGGGCTGACAGGCCCATTACAGCAGAAGTCCTAGAGCCACAATGCAGAGAAACAACTGAAATCCCATCCCAGAGTGATGAAACCAGGGGTGGCAAAATGGAAGATGCTATGCTTGAAACCGAAACACGCTTAGGGAGTGATACTACTGCTGCTGAGGCTCCCACGCAGACTGAAGCAGACAGCATATTTAATTTAGCATCAACATGCCCAGATATCACTGAAAATGGAAACACTGTCCTCACTGACATAAGTCCTAAGAAATGTGAAACACTAAGCAGCTTAGCTGAAGAAGAGactgtgggaaaaaaacaagaactTGTAGAAACCTCAAACTGTCAAGACTTTCAGAAAGAAGATAACAAAAATGAGCAATTGATTGAAGGAGCCAAAGAAGTATTTGAATCTGGAAAACAGGAAGCTGTGAGAGGTGATGAATGTTCAACTGCTCTCCAGCAGGAGGTTTTAACTGTGCAAGAGGAAGTCTCTGACTCAGCCTTCCTACAGGCTGAAAGCTTGGAGGCTCTGAAAGTGCCTGTGCCTGTAACAGCTGCAGCAGTTGAAGACCATGTTATGGCAGAAACCGTAACGCCTGCAGGCACAACAGCTGAAACTATACAGCCCTTGGCAACCACACCAGAGCAAGTGGCTTCTGAAGAGCTCCCAGTTACCACTGTTGACTATTCAGGCTGTGGAACTGTGGAGCTTGGTAGTGCAGAAGCACCTGAGCCTCAAGTAACTTCTGCTTCCATGAATGGAATATCAGAGGAGCAAGAGAGACCCCAGAGTACAGGGCAACCTGAACAAAATGGTGTTCCTCTAAGTGACAGTCTGTCTCTCACCCACGCGGAAATTGAGAAGGATGTTGTTCAGTCTGTGGCTATAGAGTCCCAGAGTACGAAAATTGTATTGAATGCTATCCAGACGGCTGTTCACAAACTTGCAGAAACAGAAGAGTCAGCTGCCTTTGAGTCAGAGCAGTGCATTAAGTCCATAGGGAAAAGCCCATCAGATACAAATATACCTGAACATCTGCACAGTACTCAAGTGGTTCATCAACTTCCAGTAAAAGAGGAAGACATACGGAGTAAAGAACGAGAGCTCCAGCAATTGGGAACAGTGGAAACTACTATGTTAACAGAGTCTGCAGAAATTCATgaaactgtggaaaaaacaaaagacatgCTCTTAACTTCTGAGATGCTAAAAGATGGACAAAGTCAGAATTCTTTAACAAATGTGACTAGCCCCGAAGACTTTTCAAGGGAAAGTGTGGGACTTCAGAAATCAGCACTAGAACAAATTACTTCAGAAGATTCAACCAAAGACCCCCTAGACATACACACACCAAAActaagggaaaaagaagttggGCAGATTATGGAAATCCCAGACCAACATATAGGTCAACAAACAAGCAGAGGAAGTGAGGAAGAGCATCATGACCTGCCAGTGGAAGATGGGAAAACACAGATATGGGAGGATGACAGTTGCCAAGAAGAAACATCTTGTGATAGTCTGCAAAGTCAGAACTTGGTGGCTCCTGAGGCCTTGAAT ATGTGCTAA